In one window of Haloarcula sp. H-GB4 DNA:
- a CDS encoding DEAD/DEAH box helicase family protein codes for MSESGSFTELNLPRVIDTSTTDFIDEFYDPLLSRSIRYRRGVGYFTSNWVRSAARGIAELAENDGTVEWIVSPKLQKEDWEAFKSGDKAKREHLFEESLDKTISNLRYELEYDTRNAVAWMIADGLLEIKLAVPSNKLSGDFHDKFGVMYDKNKNRVAFHGSQNDSQQSLQNYEAYTIDCDWISDREQAGVDQQEQRFERLWNGKDENIEIYSIPESIANDIAELRDTENRPYSPPQSAPDQDMNIQLREYQQDAVDAWFVNDCQGLFQMATGTGKTFTALAALIEYIDTVESPLLCIIAVPQNHLARQWDEEMEIFGLDSPKYIYGSENRDWKQDLSRIVSDIKLEITEYECLITTHKTLSSEAFRKKIDGLTEDVILIADEVHGLGSEHQQQGLLESYNARIGLSATPERHYDEEGTNFLIDYFGGVTFEYTLEEAIPEYLTPYEYHPIIVEMDEDELEEYRTMTGKVAAAHGDDEVSDEVEQILQSQRASIVKSAIRKYDALRNILDSMTDVRNLLVYTNPDQIDTVGEILNEYGVIHHKFTYEEDNDLRDELLERFGKGEWQALVAMKCLDEGVDVPETRTAILMSNSGNPMQFVQRRGRVLRQAEGKDHATIYDLLVVPTKNPDEEIKKSEKNILKKEIRRFEEFASTANNEHSARNKLEDLRISYGI; via the coding sequence ATGTCTGAATCTGGGTCGTTTACTGAACTCAATCTTCCTCGGGTAATTGATACATCTACCACCGATTTCATCGACGAATTCTATGACCCCTTGTTATCACGGTCAATTCGCTACCGCCGTGGAGTAGGGTATTTCACCTCAAATTGGGTTAGATCTGCAGCTCGGGGGATTGCCGAACTCGCTGAGAATGACGGTACCGTAGAGTGGATCGTAAGTCCGAAATTACAGAAAGAGGATTGGGAAGCCTTTAAAAGCGGGGACAAAGCCAAACGTGAGCATCTATTTGAGGAATCCCTGGATAAAACGATCTCAAACCTCCGATATGAATTGGAATATGATACCAGAAATGCTGTTGCCTGGATGATCGCAGATGGGCTTTTAGAAATCAAATTAGCAGTTCCTTCAAATAAGCTATCCGGTGATTTTCATGATAAGTTTGGAGTCATGTATGATAAGAATAAAAATCGAGTTGCATTCCATGGATCACAGAATGATAGCCAACAATCTCTACAGAATTACGAAGCATATACAATCGATTGTGATTGGATCAGTGATCGTGAACAGGCGGGTGTAGATCAACAGGAACAGCGGTTTGAGCGGCTATGGAATGGCAAAGATGAGAACATAGAGATCTATTCGATCCCCGAAAGCATAGCCAATGATATCGCAGAATTGCGGGATACGGAAAATCGGCCATATAGTCCACCGCAATCAGCTCCGGATCAGGATATGAACATACAACTTAGAGAGTATCAGCAAGACGCAGTGGATGCATGGTTTGTTAACGATTGCCAGGGGCTATTCCAGATGGCAACTGGGACCGGTAAAACGTTCACGGCACTTGCTGCTCTCATAGAATACATTGACACTGTAGAATCTCCGCTATTGTGTATAATAGCTGTCCCACAGAATCATTTGGCTCGGCAATGGGACGAAGAAATGGAAATATTTGGATTGGACTCTCCCAAATATATCTATGGCTCAGAGAACCGGGACTGGAAGCAAGATCTCTCGAGGATTGTTTCAGATATAAAACTCGAAATCACCGAGTATGAATGTCTAATTACCACACACAAGACTTTATCTAGCGAGGCCTTCCGCAAGAAGATTGATGGGTTGACAGAGGATGTAATCCTCATAGCAGATGAAGTTCATGGCTTAGGTTCTGAGCATCAACAACAAGGATTATTAGAATCGTATAACGCCCGTATTGGCCTGTCTGCAACGCCTGAGCGACATTATGATGAAGAAGGGACGAACTTTTTGATAGATTATTTTGGCGGGGTTACCTTCGAGTATACATTAGAAGAGGCGATTCCAGAATATCTCACACCGTATGAATATCATCCGATAATTGTTGAGATGGATGAAGACGAACTAGAGGAGTACCGAACTATGACGGGAAAGGTAGCGGCCGCACACGGAGATGATGAGGTTTCTGATGAAGTTGAGCAGATATTGCAATCTCAGCGTGCTTCTATCGTAAAGTCAGCAATTAGAAAGTACGATGCGTTGCGGAATATCCTTGATTCCATGACCGATGTCAGGAACCTTCTGGTTTACACTAATCCTGACCAAATAGATACAGTCGGGGAAATCCTGAATGAGTATGGGGTTATCCATCATAAGTTCACATATGAAGAAGATAATGACCTTCGAGATGAACTCTTAGAGCGTTTTGGGAAGGGTGAATGGCAGGCACTCGTGGCCATGAAATGTTTAGACGAAGGGGTAGACGTGCCTGAAACAAGGACTGCAATTCTGATGTCTAACAGTGGGAACCCGATGCAGTTTGTCCAACGGCGTGGTCGGGTGCTACGCCAGGCAGAAGGGAAAGATCATGCGACAATATATGACCTACTAGTTGTCCCAACAAAGAACCCCGATGAAGAAATCAAGAAATCCGAGAAGAATATACTGAAGAAGGAGATTCGTAGGTTTGAGGAGTTCGCTTCAACGGCTAACAATGAGCACTCGGCCCGGAACAAGCTGGAGGATCTTCGGATTTCGTACGGAATCTGA
- a CDS encoding recombinase family protein, translated as MSEIGIYARVSTTDQDPQRQLDELRAFAQDTYDDPEVHEYADIISGTETDRGDEYQRLRGDIEAGHLDTIIVHELSRLSRLGAGEIHKFLEFCLSHETGIQDLEVGLEISLEDDLVDRAVSQLIAGVMGDLARVEHKQKLRRIQSGIDAAKDAGRWTGRPPTGFDVEDGYLRVNTNEFLTVRRALERVEQGYTYPEAADGTPVAESTLRSLHDDRRDLYFHGEAADDRLQAAVQQLEPLEEPDIPSETTIPEQEIRTIVRDEIRRHQQ; from the coding sequence ATGTCTGAAATCGGGATCTACGCCCGTGTCTCAACAACAGACCAAGACCCACAACGACAGCTTGACGAACTGCGTGCATTCGCTCAAGACACATACGATGACCCAGAGGTTCACGAATATGCAGACATCATCAGCGGGACCGAGACTGATCGCGGAGACGAGTACCAACGACTCCGCGGAGATATCGAAGCCGGGCATCTTGACACTATCATCGTCCACGAACTCTCACGACTGTCTCGACTCGGTGCCGGTGAAATCCACAAATTCCTCGAATTCTGTCTCAGTCATGAAACTGGCATTCAGGACCTGGAGGTTGGCCTCGAAATCAGCCTTGAGGATGATCTTGTCGATAGGGCGGTGAGCCAGCTTATTGCCGGTGTAATGGGTGACCTCGCACGCGTAGAGCACAAACAGAAGCTCCGTCGGATTCAGTCCGGTATTGACGCCGCGAAAGACGCTGGCCGATGGACCGGACGGCCGCCCACTGGATTCGACGTCGAAGACGGCTATCTCCGTGTTAATACCAACGAGTTCCTGACCGTTCGACGAGCGCTCGAGCGCGTCGAGCAAGGCTACACCTATCCCGAAGCGGCTGATGGAACCCCAGTCGCTGAGTCAACGCTCCGGTCTCTCCACGATGACCGTCGTGACCTCTACTTCCATGGTGAGGCTGCTGATGACCGACTCCAAGCCGCTGTACAACAACTGGAGCCACTTGAGGAACCTGACATCCCCAGTGAGACAACCATTCCAGAGCAAGAGATCCGCACTATCGTTCGCGACGAGATTCGCCGCCATCAGCAATAG
- a CDS encoding GAF domain-containing protein, translating into MDDVVQVLYVERDLEFARKTAEQLEQVNNQLEVTTVLGSASAFQALSNDGYDCIVSEYRLSNSTGLELFDQIQRNYPTLPFILFTEHGSESIAGEAVTAGVSDYLQKAKTDPQSELLADSISNVVTANETVIEATRERRRFEQVLKTVPSCVVQLNRDGQFIFANDRAETVLGLKQSELEERAYNDPEWDIKDLDGNPIPDHELPFARVLYDGEQVQDRHTIRWPDGRKRVLAVNGAPVMNEGSVESVVCSLTDITDRHRRERRLEKLHEATHDLYDAKTKQEVAQITSDTADAILDFEVNGVHFYDEQAGGLKPVAVSDRTQRVTDELVTFDHGIAWETFQSGEIRQYDDIHTADNLYNPETEFRSGLYLPLGAYGILLANSTQRGDFDDTDVSLGQLLAENAKSALDRVERERRLALLQERTSALMQTTTTAKTVDLTVDAAAEILGTSLSGFIQEDEREEVLRPLSTTDALAAEFSTYDGFTYGTDGDPISSFLWDVYDSGTPEYVGDASDHPALPSDTPARSALLYPLESYGLLVFAAKTPDAFDRTDKRFGWILASTLETALERVAREKLLRDRTQKLTRQNQQLEEFAQTVTHDLRNPLQVLRGTLDGVRKTTDVNHLDRGYRALDRMETLIDDVLMLAQEGQLIDDTEIVSLASLADDCWDVLETADAELMINDDMEFEADSGRVRQLLENLFANAVTHAGTDVTVTVGTLTNGFFVSDDGPGIDPVERDQIFTDGYTSTRSGTGFGLSIVKQIADAHDWDATIAESPSGGAQIEFTGLDVASTQTDN; encoded by the coding sequence ATGGATGATGTTGTTCAGGTGTTATACGTTGAGCGAGACTTGGAGTTCGCACGTAAAACAGCTGAACAGCTTGAACAGGTGAACAATCAGCTAGAGGTCACAACTGTTCTCGGATCGGCCTCTGCATTCCAGGCGCTCAGTAATGATGGATACGACTGCATCGTCTCAGAGTATCGACTCTCGAACAGTACGGGACTTGAACTTTTTGACCAGATTCAGCGTAACTACCCTACTCTCCCATTCATTCTGTTCACTGAGCACGGGAGTGAGTCAATTGCCGGTGAGGCCGTCACTGCAGGTGTCTCTGATTATCTTCAGAAGGCAAAAACTGACCCCCAATCTGAACTGCTAGCAGATAGTATCAGTAACGTCGTCACAGCTAACGAAACTGTGATTGAGGCAACGCGAGAGCGTCGCCGGTTCGAACAGGTCCTGAAGACCGTCCCGAGTTGTGTAGTTCAACTTAATCGGGACGGTCAATTTATTTTTGCGAACGACAGAGCTGAGACAGTCCTCGGGTTAAAACAATCAGAACTAGAAGAGCGCGCGTATAACGATCCTGAATGGGATATCAAAGATCTTGACGGGAACCCGATCCCTGATCACGAATTACCATTCGCGCGTGTCCTATATGATGGTGAACAAGTTCAGGACCGACATACAATCAGGTGGCCCGATGGGAGGAAGCGTGTACTCGCTGTGAACGGTGCACCAGTCATGAATGAGGGGTCTGTGGAGAGTGTCGTTTGCTCGCTCACAGATATCACCGATCGTCATCGACGCGAGCGCCGTCTTGAGAAGCTTCACGAAGCGACTCATGACTTGTACGATGCCAAAACGAAACAAGAAGTCGCGCAGATCACCAGCGACACAGCAGACGCTATTCTTGATTTCGAGGTGAATGGTGTCCACTTCTATGATGAACAGGCAGGTGGGCTAAAACCCGTAGCTGTGTCAGACCGAACACAGCGTGTTACCGATGAGTTAGTGACTTTTGATCACGGGATTGCTTGGGAAACGTTTCAGTCTGGTGAGATCAGACAATACGACGACATCCACACCGCTGATAATCTGTACAATCCTGAGACGGAGTTCCGAAGCGGATTGTATCTCCCGCTTGGGGCATACGGTATTCTCCTTGCGAATTCAACCCAGCGTGGCGATTTCGATGATACTGATGTCTCGTTAGGGCAACTCCTTGCGGAAAATGCAAAGAGTGCGCTTGATCGTGTCGAACGAGAGCGGCGGCTTGCGCTTCTCCAAGAGCGAACAAGTGCTCTAATGCAAACTACGACCACGGCTAAGACGGTTGATCTTACTGTTGATGCCGCAGCCGAGATTCTTGGAACGAGTCTCTCTGGGTTTATTCAGGAAGACGAGCGCGAAGAAGTCTTACGCCCCCTCTCTACGACTGACGCACTCGCAGCGGAATTTAGCACGTACGATGGCTTCACATATGGTACAGATGGTGACCCCATCAGTAGCTTTCTGTGGGATGTGTACGATTCAGGCACACCAGAATATGTGGGCGACGCGAGCGACCACCCAGCGCTCCCATCAGATACCCCAGCCCGCAGTGCGTTGTTGTATCCACTGGAGTCGTACGGACTCCTCGTGTTCGCAGCTAAAACGCCAGACGCGTTTGACAGGACAGATAAGCGGTTTGGCTGGATTCTTGCTTCGACTCTTGAGACAGCGTTAGAGCGTGTCGCCCGAGAAAAACTCCTCCGTGACCGGACACAGAAGCTTACGAGACAGAACCAGCAGCTTGAGGAGTTCGCACAGACTGTCACACATGATCTCCGGAATCCACTGCAGGTTTTACGAGGGACACTTGATGGCGTTCGCAAAACGACTGATGTCAACCATCTTGACCGGGGCTATAGGGCACTTGACCGGATGGAGACACTCATTGATGATGTGCTCATGCTCGCCCAAGAGGGACAACTAATCGACGACACAGAGATAGTTTCGCTTGCATCACTCGCTGATGACTGCTGGGACGTTCTGGAGACCGCTGATGCTGAACTGATGATAAATGACGATATGGAGTTTGAGGCTGACTCAGGACGCGTCCGCCAACTTCTTGAGAATCTCTTTGCCAATGCAGTGACTCACGCTGGTACAGACGTGACAGTCACAGTTGGTACACTTACAAATGGATTCTTCGTTAGCGACGACGGACCGGGAATTGATCCAGTAGAACGTGACCAGATTTTCACTGACGGCTATACAAGCACAAGAAGCGGTACCGGATTCGGACTCTCAATCGTCAAGCAGATTGCTGACGCCCATGACTGGGATGCAACCATAGCAGAGAGCCCCAGTGGCGGAGCACAGATTGAGTTTACTGGTCTCGATGTGGCGTCGACCCAGACAGACAATTAA